Part of the Phacochoerus africanus isolate WHEZ1 chromosome 8, ROS_Pafr_v1, whole genome shotgun sequence genome is shown below.
GGGGGCGGGGCTCGGATCCGGCCCGCGCGGCCGCGCGCCCCGCAGCTCAGGAGCGAGCGAGCGGCGAGCGGAGGCAGAGCGCAGCCCTCCCGTCGCGCGCGATGCTGCCCTGGACGGTGCTCGGCCTGGCCCTGAGCCTGCGGCTGGCGCGGAGCGGCGCGGAGCGTGGTGAGTGTGGCGGGCGGCCGGGCCGGGCTCGGCTCCCGtgcccctccagcccccactGTCCCCCTGGAACCGCGTCTTGCTCCCGCGGCTGCGGGGCGGGGACGGCTGGCAGGGCACCCCACCCACCTGCGacgcgcccccccgcccccagcaactCCGCGGGCTCTCGGGGCCGGacggggttggggggaggtgtGTCGGGAGGCTtgtctctgcctcagtttccctctcctTGGATTGACCCTTGGTGGAGGGATGGTAGGAAGGTTGGTGTGGCCCTAGTGGGTTGGGGGAAACTGAGGCGAACGGCCCCGGAGCAGAAGCGAGGCCCCCGTGTACCCATGGGGCAGTGCTGAGGGGGCCCATCTGCCCGCCCACCAGCGGTGCCCGAGGAAGGGGTAGACCCAGGAGGGGCTGATCAGGCCCTCAGGCTGCCGCAGCCCTTAACCTGCTTCCTGGGACCAGATGGACCAGAGAGGaggggggccaggggaggggtgACATCATCTGTAAGTGGGGTGACACTCTAACCCGGCCATCCAGGCCATGGGAGGGGCTGCAGTCGGgcccccatccctccacccctgtCCACAGCCGCCCCAGCTGCTTtgggcccccacccccttctcccacCGCTCGCCCTACCTGAGGCTGAGTTGTGTAGGATGCTTCTCTGGAAGCTGGGCCTGAGGGAGCAGCCTTGGTGGGTGGCCCAGAAGCATCCACCCATCAAGCCAGAGGGCTGGGCCAGGACCCTTGGCTCCAGCCCGTGCAGAGTCTGCTGAAGACGCGGCAGGTGTGGGGGCATGAGGGGTGAGCACCCCTTCTCAGAGGAGACGCAAGTCCAGAGGGTGCCCCAGATATGAGGCCAGGGTGCAGAGCTGGAACTGCTGAGAGTGTGAGCCCCCTGCTGGCTaaggacccccccaccccgctgagGTGCCGACCCAGGACTTTGGGGTGTGACTGAGAGGCTTTCAGTGCTTCCTTGGGTAAAGGCAAGTGCCAGCTTCGGGAAAGCTCAGGCCCTGGGGGTTGTGCCCTGGGTGTGAGGCTGTCTGGGGGCCACCACCTGGGGCtaaccctcccctctcccccaggccccCCGACATCCGCCCCCCAGGGGGACCTGCTGTTTCTGTTGGACAGCTCGGCCAGCGTGTCTCATTATGAGTTTTCCCGAGTTCGGGAGTTTTTGGGGCGGCTGGCAGCCCTGctgcccctgggccctggggccctgcGTGCCAGCCTGGTGCATGTGGGCAGCCGGCCACACACCGAGTTCCCCTTCGGCCAGCACAGCTCCGGCTCGGCCGTCCAGGATGCCATACGCGCTGCAGTCCAGCGCATGGGTGACACCAACACTGGCCTGGCGCTGGCATACGCCAAGGAGCAGCTGTTTGCCAAGGAGGCGGGGGCCCGGCCAGGGGTGCCCAAGGTGCTGGTGTGGGTGACAGACGGCGGCTCCAGCGACCCCGTGGGGCCCCCCATGCAGGAGCTGAAGGACCTGGGCGCCACTGTCTTCATCGTCAGCACCGGCCGCGGCAACCTCCTGGAGCTGTCGGCCGCCGCCTCGGCCCCCGCCGAGAAGCACCTGCACTTCGTGGACGTGGATGACCTGCACATTATCACCCCCGAGCTGAGGGCCTCCATTCTCGGtaggtgggaggggcagggcctgggggcacCCAGCTGGCATCAGGAAGAGGGCCGGGCGAGACCTGAGGCACTCACAGGCCTGGCACTCTCTGGGGGCGCAGGGGGAGGTGGCACACAGGTCTTCTCTGGGACAGGCTCCAGCGCTTCACCTGCGACTCCACTCCCGGGGCTGCGGCGGGACCGAGGGCCAGGTCTGAGCAGACACTCCTGCTGACAGGCCCGGCCTGTGACCGGAAGGCTGTGGAGTGGGGGGCTGGGTGTGGGCCTCGGGGCTGCATCTGGTGGGATGTGGCCaagtggagaggaagaggaaggaggttCCAGGTCTGAGGACTCTGCCACTCACGCCCCtctctgtgtgccaggcccaCTGTGCCTGGGGGGGgtgggccagggctggagggcCCAGCTGGCTCTCACAGGGCTAGGGCCCTGCAtcccccagggcagggccaggaca
Proteins encoded:
- the VWA1 gene encoding von Willebrand factor A domain-containing protein 1 isoform X2, with product MLPWTVLGLALSLRLARSGAERGPPTSAPQGDLLFLLDSSASVSHYEFSRVREFLGRLAALLPLGPGALRASLVHVGSRPHTEFPFGQHSSGSAVQDAIRAAVQRMGDTNTGLALAYAKEQLFAKEAGARPGVPKVLVWVTDGGSSDPVGPPMQELKDLGATVFIVSTGRGNLLELSAAASAPAEKHLHFVDVDDLHIITPELRASILDAMWPQQLRASEITSSGFRLAWPPLLTTDSGYYVLELAPSAEPRTARRQQLPGNATGWTWAGLDPDTDYDVALLPESNVRLLGPQRLRVRTLPEETGPERIVVSHARPRSLRVSWAPALGPAAALGYHVQVGPLLGGAAQRVEVPAGRNSTTLQGLAPGTAYLVTVTASFRSGRERALSAKACTPDGERSRALRPPPPGAGGREP
- the VWA1 gene encoding von Willebrand factor A domain-containing protein 1 isoform X3, whose protein sequence is MLPWTVLGLALSLRLARSGAERGAEGPGRHCLHRQHRPRQPPGAVGRRLGPRREAPALRGRG